A stretch of Mya arenaria isolate MELC-2E11 chromosome 14, ASM2691426v1 DNA encodes these proteins:
- the LOC128218286 gene encoding glutathione S-transferase-like isoform X1 — translation MGDSRKGCYVSVLTGVCIAFIAVGVGLIVQYVNYRTSECVCPETSKSSKQSDGIGMLRPNAKVSHDYKLFYFDCRGRGEIARMIFAYAGHPFVDKRIDYDEEWPSIKYDFPQYVLPVLEIDGSKNITQSMAIARHLSREFDIYEKTPTEQTVIDEITETVADIYNFALEFQVAPTSQERAQKKAEFYKVDCPKFLMFLENLVAETGQNGFAVGDSFTVADLMLFVYIEHTEAHSTPPDAPMLKNYSLLDRNRKLVSSISRIPEYLQKRPEQDL, via the exons ATGGGAGATTCAAGGAAAGGATGTTATGTTTCAGTTCTGACAG GAGTATGCATCGCCTTCATAGCTGTTGGTGTAGGATTGATCGTGCAGTACGTGAACTACAGGACGTCTGAATGTGTTTGTCCTGAAACATCAAAGTCGTCAAAGCAGAGCGATGGTATTGGAATGCTTCGACCAAATGCAAAAG TTTCGCAtgattacaaattgttttacttCGACTGTAGAGGGCGTGGTGAAATTGCCCGGATGATATTTGCATACGCTGGACATCCTTTTGTTGATAAGCGCATCGACTATGATGAAGAATGGCCTTCAATTAAATACG ATTTTCCCCAGTATGTTCTTCCAGTGCTTGAGATTGACGGGTCCAAAAATATAACACAGAGTATGGCCATAGCCCGCCATCTTTCCAGAGAGTTTG atatatatgaaaaaactCCAACAGAACAAACAGTTATTGATGAGATTACAGAAACGGTTGCTGATATTTATAACTTTGCTCTCGAATTTCAAGTAGCTCCAACATCCCAAGAAAGG GCACAGAAGAAGGCCGAGTTTTATAAAGTGGATTGTCCAAagtttttaatgtttcttgAGAACCTTGTAGCTGAAACGGGGCAAAATGGTTTTGCTGTTGGTGATAGC TTCACAGTTGCTGACTTGATGCTGTTCGTCTACATTGAACATACGGAAGCACATTCTACACCACCCGATGCGCCAATGCTGAAAAACTATTCGCTTCTCGACCGGAACCGGAAATTGGTTTCGTCAATTTCAAGGATACCGGAATACCTTCAGAAAAGACCGGAACAAGATCTGTAG
- the LOC128218286 gene encoding glutathione S-transferase-like isoform X2, translating to MFYRRGCYVYVFTGVCIAFIAVGVGLIVQYVNYRTSECVCPETSKSSKQSDGIGMLRPNAKVSHDYKLFYFDCRGRGEIARMIFAYAGHPFVDKRIDYDEEWPSIKYDFPQYVLPVLEIDGSKNITQSMAIARHLSREFDIYEKTPTEQTVIDEITETVADIYNFALEFQVAPTSQERAQKKAEFYKVDCPKFLMFLENLVAETGQNGFAVGDSFTVADLMLFVYIEHTEAHSTPPDAPMLKNYSLLDRNRKLVSSISRIPEYLQKRPEQDL from the exons ATGTTCTATAGGAGAGgatgttatgtttatgtttttacag GAGTATGCATCGCCTTCATAGCTGTTGGTGTAGGATTGATCGTGCAGTACGTGAACTACAGGACGTCTGAATGTGTTTGTCCTGAAACATCAAAGTCGTCAAAGCAGAGCGATGGTATTGGAATGCTTCGACCAAATGCAAAAG TTTCGCAtgattacaaattgttttacttCGACTGTAGAGGGCGTGGTGAAATTGCCCGGATGATATTTGCATACGCTGGACATCCTTTTGTTGATAAGCGCATCGACTATGATGAAGAATGGCCTTCAATTAAATACG ATTTTCCCCAGTATGTTCTTCCAGTGCTTGAGATTGACGGGTCCAAAAATATAACACAGAGTATGGCCATAGCCCGCCATCTTTCCAGAGAGTTTG atatatatgaaaaaactCCAACAGAACAAACAGTTATTGATGAGATTACAGAAACGGTTGCTGATATTTATAACTTTGCTCTCGAATTTCAAGTAGCTCCAACATCCCAAGAAAGG GCACAGAAGAAGGCCGAGTTTTATAAAGTGGATTGTCCAAagtttttaatgtttcttgAGAACCTTGTAGCTGAAACGGGGCAAAATGGTTTTGCTGTTGGTGATAGC TTCACAGTTGCTGACTTGATGCTGTTCGTCTACATTGAACATACGGAAGCACATTCTACACCACCCGATGCGCCAATGCTGAAAAACTATTCGCTTCTCGACCGGAACCGGAAATTGGTTTCGTCAATTTCAAGGATACCGGAATACCTTCAGAAAAGACCGGAACAAGATCTGTAG
- the LOC128216096 gene encoding E3 SUMO-protein ligase ZBED1-like, producing MVKNCRRTQNMWFHFERHHKAEHAKISKPNVLQNLEISTKPIVKNEPDNMPTKSQKTVPEMYAKKQHYPQKSERSTEITQAVAKFIAGDLQPLSVVGKAYFKNLLSVMDPKYELPSRRYYTMNVIPEMYTSVGTNVELELKECESLAITTDGWTSRACQSYLTVTAHGLDSNWKQHNYVLATRMLDVSHTGVNVGEALAGVVAEFGLQRPSGTAVVTDNAANMDIAAKAAMLTPHVKCFAHTVNLACQKGVKVQEFQPLLTKVRRIVSFFHKSTTATALLKLNQKNKELKLIQDVSTRWNSTYDMLQR from the coding sequence ATGGTTAAGAACTGTAGAAGAACACAAAACATGTGGTTCCACTTTGAAAGACACCACAAGGCTGAACATGCAAAAATAAGTAAACCAAATGTGCTACAAAATCTTGAAATAAGCACTAAGCCCATTGTTAAAAATGAACCAGACAACATGCCGACTAAAAGTCAGAAAACTGTTCCTGAAatgtatgcaaaaaaacaacattatccACAAAAGTCGGAAAGGTCAACAGAAATCACACAAGCTGTGGCAAAGTTCATCGCCGGTGACCTACAGCCATTATCCGTAGTCGGAAAGGCATACTTTAAGAACCTTTTGTCTGTGATGGACCCAAAATATGAACTACCATCTCGGAGATATTACACAATGAATGTGATACCAGAGATGTACACATCAGTTGGTACCAATGTTGAACTGGAACTTAAAGAATGTGAAAGTTTAGCTATCACAACAGATGGTTGGACATCCCGTGCCTGTCAAAGCTATCTTACAGTAACTGCACATGGCCTTGATTCTAACTGGAAGCAGCATAATTATGTCCTTGCAACACGAATGCTTGATGTATCCCATACCGGGGTTAATGTAGGTGAGGCCCTTGCCGGTGTTGTAGCCGAGTTTGGTTTGCAGAGACCATCAGGTACAGCTGTTGTGACTGACAATGCTGCAAATATGGACATTGCAGCAAAAGCTGCCATGCTCACTCCACATGTGAAGTGTTTCGCCCATACTGTGAATTTGGCCTGTCAAAAGGGTGTCAAAGTTCAAGAATTCCAACCACTTCTAACAAAAGTAAGAAGAATTGTCTCATTCTTTCACAAATCAACTACAGCAACTGCTCTTCTGAAATTGAACCAAAAAAACAAGGAGCTCAAACTAATCCAGGATGTGTCCACAAGATGGAACAGTACTTATGACATGCTTCAAAGATAA
- the LOC128218074 gene encoding uncharacterized protein LOC128218074, with product MKGAIRQDMTKRYTQVDVEEFMWMCTALDPRFRSLPDLSSEKREAVYTNLIAKTETVKTQVKSEVSPDAATPSTSTATALLALPALPGMTDENANKVDLAIEVTTEPDQKRQKTGMEALLRDVYITHTEPGISTVECLYREVEKYRSEIASPLDTDPQVWLRSHENDYPNLSRLAKHTLHIPATSVASERVFSVAGDVVTATRSRLAPDMVDVLVFQKHNL from the exons ATGAAAGGTGCCATTCGACAGGACATGACAAAAAGGTACACACAAGTCGATGTTGAAGAATTCATGTGGATGTGCACAGCACTAGACCCACGATTTCGATCACTCCCAGACCTGAGCAGTGAGAAACGAGAGGCGGTGTACACCAACCTGATTGCCAAAACAGAAACTGTCAAAACACAG GTAAAATCTGAGGTATCTCCAGACGCAGCCACACCCAGTACCAGTACAGCTACTGCCCTACTTGCCCTTCCAGCACTACCAGGCATGACTGATGAAAATGCCAATAAGGTGGACTTAGCAATAG AAGTGACCACAGAACCAGATCAGAAACGGCAGAAAACTGGGATGGAAGCTTTGCTTAGGGATGTGTACATAACACATACAGAGCCAGGGATCAGTACTGTGGAATGTCTGTATCGGGAGGTGGAGAAATACCGCTCTGAGATTGCCTCTCCATTGGACACTGACCCCCAG GTATGGTTGAGGAGTCATGAGAATGACTATCCTAATCTGAGCAGACTGGCCAAGCACACCCTCCATATTCCAGCCACATCTGTTGCAAGCGAGAGGGTCTTCAGTGTAGCCGGTGATGTTGTGACTGCCACCCGAAGCAGACTGGCCCCAGACATGGTGGACGTACTAGTGTTCCAAAAGCATAACTTGTGA
- the LOC128216974 gene encoding uncharacterized protein LOC128216974: MGTAESDRIETKSFMFLYDPETGFFVGYNHLACFVANLTDLEKQDVHTTSGIIALELKMIRDWIGNVPEIHIYADDPMLSIRLQHMCSHLLIYFLDRDTQTGSQTTPVIASAALHVPTTKPFVVTATSPTVVGRSV, from the exons ATGGGCACTGCTGAAAGTGATCGTATCGAGACCAAGAGTTTTATGTTCCTCTATGACCCTGAAACG GGATTTTTTGTAGGTTACAACCATTTAGCCTGCTTTGTTGCTAACTTGACAGATCTAGAGAAGCAGGATGTGCACACGACCTCTGGAATCATAGCTTTAGAG cTGAAAATGATCAGAGACTGGATTGGTAATGTTCCTGAAATCCACATTTACGCTGACGACCCAATGCTGTCCATTCGGCTTCAACACATGTGCAGCCACCTGCTTATCTACTTTCTAGACAGGGATACTCAAACGG GCTCACAAACAACTCCAGTGATTGCTTCTGCAGCACTGCATGTTCCAACAACAAAGCCTTTCGTTGTCACAGCTACAAGTCCTACGGTAGTAGGTCGGTCTG tttaa
- the LOC128216505 gene encoding uncharacterized protein LOC128216505, translated as MSTNASGIASTTSSPTQTTLSILFTQSGRNTSVVDSKSTVQEITATSPHTTYSGNIIENIIFTTKVRKPLTTQSATQSSQPFVIYDGPYKLTEAIVVEPGKSCFVHNLTEEERQMITSGSKQSFENALLYSKLDPHSGWNVTGQIGHMSTEVQTFCTGPVYVLW; from the exons ATGTCTACAAACGCATCAGGAATAGCATCGACCACCAGTTCACCAACACAAACGACGCTATCCATCCTATTTACACAATCGGGAAGAAATACTTCAGTAGTAGACTCAAAATCAACAGTGCAAGAAATAACAGCTACAAGTCCTCATACGACATACTCAG gaaacatcattgaaaatatcaTCTTCACTACCAAAGTACGAAAACCTTTGACGACACAATCAGCTACCCAAAGTTCACAACCGTTTGTGATTTACGATGGTCCATATAAACTA ACTGAAGCTATAGTTGTGGAACCCGGAAAATCCTGTTTTGTTCACAATTTGACAGAGGAAGAAAGACAAATGATAACATCGGGATCGAAACAGAGCTTTGAG aatgCTCTCCTGTATTCAAAGCTAGATCCACACAGTGGTTGGAACGTCACTGGTCAAATCGGCCACATGTCAACAGAGGTCCAAACATTTTGCACCGGGCCCGTTTATGTTCTCTGGTAG
- the LOC128216097 gene encoding uncharacterized protein LOC128216097, translating into MSTLRPLVMLLALPLIFCERTEHSVFHFNYDPETGFFVGHNTVECFIAMLTDNERRDVHTDAGLYALELQMIKNWIGKFPEMSIYHDDHMLSSYIRQHICYNKIITLIERKTPPGIIETTIILAPTTHPTPHVSSSATLPPFVQTTKLPQPMSFNIARSTTVPSTSSSRSLTIFTNVLLPTRVPIASNFKFSDIYFCNR; encoded by the exons ATGTCTACTTTG CGCCCATTAGTAATGCTTCTAGCGTTACCGTTGATATTTTGCGAACGCACCGAACATTCTGTTTTCCACTTCAATTATGACCCGGAAACg GGTTTCTTTGTTGGTCATAACACGGTCGAGTGTTTTATAGCTATGTTAACGGACAACGAACGAAGAGATGTACACACGGACGCTGGACTTTATGCCTTAGAg CTTCAAATGATAAAGAACTGGATTGGAAAATTTCCCGAAATGTCCATCTACCATGATGACCATATGCTGAGTTCCTACATAAGACAACACAtttgttacaataaaataataactttaattgaaagaaaaaccCCACCAG GGATAATAGAAACAACCATAATTTTGGCTCCGACGACACATCCAACGCCTCACGTTTCCTCTTCTGCAACATTGCCTCCGTTTGTCCAAACGACCAAACTACCACAACCGATGTCGTTTAATATTGCGAGATCAACTACTGTGCCTTCCACATCAAGTTCACGAAGTCTTACAATTTTTACAAACGTGTTGCTGCCTACACGAGTACCCATAGCATCAAATTTTAAGTTCTCCGACATCTACTTCTGTAACAGATGA
- the LOC128217111 gene encoding perlucin-like has translation MSSNPNGTVQWTNSPDWKVYTSQPVSCGPGWYEYGSSCYIVETTVTSTWQTARDDCAALGAHLAVITDAAENTFIVNLLTSLNIGFPVFWLGGNDMDVEGTYVWETAELFVFSAYSPTSIHGIDRNCINIIPSQGWYDDDCTLFLYHVCERNSG, from the exons ATGTCAAGTAACCCAAACGGAACTGTGCAGTGGACTAACAGTCCAGACTGGAAAGTTTATACATCTCAg CCGGTATCATGTGGACCGGGATGGTATGAATATGGTTCTTCGTGCTATATTGTCGAAACAACGGTTACCAGTACATGGCAGACGGCTCGTGATGATTGCGCAGCACTGGGCGCGCACCTGGCTGTTATTACCGATGCTGCTGAAAACACATTTATCGTGAACCTGCTGACGTCGCTCAATATCGGCTTTCCGGTTTTCTGGCTCGGTGGAAACGACATGGATGTCGAAGGAACCTATGTTTGGGAAACGGCAGagctgtttgttttttcagctTACTCTCCAACCAGTATTCACGGTATAGATAGGAACTGCATAAACATAATACCGTCTCAAGGCTGGTACGACGATGACTGTACACTTTTTTTGTATCATGTGTGTGAACGCAATTCTGGTTGA